In a genomic window of Quercus lobata isolate SW786 chromosome 4, ValleyOak3.0 Primary Assembly, whole genome shotgun sequence:
- the LOC115983441 gene encoding protein-S-isoprenylcysteine O-methyltransferase A-like isoform X1, giving the protein MSFLKHLWGDLEVQITILTLYCSASFSEIFSYTAYRQLSQMFLSIIFFHSSEYILALAVHGKSNVNLKSLLISPSYLAAMFFSLLEYLIEIVLFPGMKEYWWISNLGLVMVIVGEIIRKAAIITAGYSFTHLIRTNREENHRLITHGIYRFIRHPAYCGFFIWSVGTQIMLCNPISTIGFAIVVWRFFAQRIPYEEYFLRQFFGSSYDEYARGVPSGVPFVK; this is encoded by the exons ATGTCTTTCTTGAAGCATCTTTGGGGTGATTTGGAGGTTCAGATTACCATATTAACGTTGTATTGCTCTGCATCTTTTTCAG AAATCTTCAGTTACACGGCTTACAGACAGTTATCTCAGATGTTCCTCTCGATAATTTTCTTTCACAGTTCTGAATACATTTTAGCACTCGCCGTTCATGGGAAATCAAATGTTAATCTTAAGTCTCTTCTGATTAGCCCAAGTTATCTTGCAGCAATGTTCTTTTCTTTGCTGGAGTACTTAATTGAAATTGTGTTATTTCCTGGGATGAAGGAATACTGGTGGATTAGTAACTTGGGCCTTGTAATGGTTATAGTTGGCGAAATAATAAGGAAAGCAGCAATTATTACTGCTGGTTATTCATTCACACATCTTATTAGGACCAATCGTGAGGAGAATCACAGATTGATTACTCATGGAATCTATAGATTTATACGACATCCTGCATATTGTGGTTTCTTCATTTGGTCGGTTGGTACTCAGATAATGCTTTGTAATCCCATATCGACGATTGGATTTGCAATTGTTGTTTGGCGCTTCTTTGCACAACGGATTCCATATGAAGAGTATTTCTTGAGGCAATTTTTTGGTTCGAGTTATGATGAATATGCCCGAGGTGTTCCTTCCGGGGTGCCATTTGTAAAGTGA
- the LOC115983441 gene encoding protein-S-isoprenylcysteine O-methyltransferase A-like isoform X2 has protein sequence MTEIFSYTAYRQLSQMFLSIIFFHSSEYILALAVHGKSNVNLKSLLISPSYLAAMFFSLLEYLIEIVLFPGMKEYWWISNLGLVMVIVGEIIRKAAIITAGYSFTHLIRTNREENHRLITHGIYRFIRHPAYCGFFIWSVGTQIMLCNPISTIGFAIVVWRFFAQRIPYEEYFLRQFFGSSYDEYARGVPSGVPFVK, from the coding sequence atgacAGAAATCTTCAGTTACACGGCTTACAGACAGTTATCTCAGATGTTCCTCTCGATAATTTTCTTTCACAGTTCTGAATACATTTTAGCACTCGCCGTTCATGGGAAATCAAATGTTAATCTTAAGTCTCTTCTGATTAGCCCAAGTTATCTTGCAGCAATGTTCTTTTCTTTGCTGGAGTACTTAATTGAAATTGTGTTATTTCCTGGGATGAAGGAATACTGGTGGATTAGTAACTTGGGCCTTGTAATGGTTATAGTTGGCGAAATAATAAGGAAAGCAGCAATTATTACTGCTGGTTATTCATTCACACATCTTATTAGGACCAATCGTGAGGAGAATCACAGATTGATTACTCATGGAATCTATAGATTTATACGACATCCTGCATATTGTGGTTTCTTCATTTGGTCGGTTGGTACTCAGATAATGCTTTGTAATCCCATATCGACGATTGGATTTGCAATTGTTGTTTGGCGCTTCTTTGCACAACGGATTCCATATGAAGAGTATTTCTTGAGGCAATTTTTTGGTTCGAGTTATGATGAATATGCCCGAGGTGTTCCTTCCGGGGTGCCATTTGTAAAGTGA